Proteins co-encoded in one Clarias gariepinus isolate MV-2021 ecotype Netherlands chromosome 13, CGAR_prim_01v2, whole genome shotgun sequence genomic window:
- the atp6v1ba gene encoding V-type proton ATPase subunit B, kidney isoform produces MATLVANRPVDLNGPEAAARQHAQAVTRNYISQPRLTYSTVSGVNGPLVILDNVKFPRYAEIVHLTLPDGTKRSGQVLEVSGSKAVVQVFEGTSGIDAKKTACEFTGDILRTPVSEDMLGRVFNGSGKPIDRGPIVLAEDYLDIMGQPINPQCRIYPEEMIQTGISAIDGMNSIARGQKIPIFSAAGLPHNEIAAQICRQAGLVQKSKDVMDYSSENFAIVFAAMGVNMETARFFKSDFEENGSMDNVCLFLNLANDPTIERIITPRLALTSAEYLAYQCEKHVLVILTDMSSYAEALREVSAAREEVPGRRGFPGYMYTDLATIYERAGRVEGRNGSITQIPILTMPNDDITHPIPDLTGYITEGQVYVDRQLHNRQVYPPINVLPSLSRLMKSAIGEGMTRKDHSDVSNQLYACYAIGKDVQAMKAVVGEEALTSDDLLYLEFLQKFEKNFIAQGPYDNRTVFETLDIGWQLLRIFPKEMLKRIPQSTLAEFYPRESTARHGTS; encoded by the exons cttaCTCCACTGTCTCGGGTGTTAACGGGCCTCTGGTCATCTTGGACAACGTCAAA TTTCCTCGCTATGCCGAGATCGTCCACCTCACCCTGCCTGATGGCACAAAGCGGAGCGGGCAGGTGCTGGAAGTTAGTGGCAGCAAAGCTGTCGTTCAG GTGTTCGAGGGGACCTCAGGCATCGATGCGAAGAAGACAGCATGCGAGTTCACGGGTGACATCCTACGCACGCCTGTGTCTGAGGACATGCTgg GACGTGTGTTCAACGGCTCAGGGAAACCCATCGACCGTGGCCCAATCGTTCTGGCTGAGGACTACCTCGACATCATGG GCCAACCCATCAACCCTCAGTGCCGTATCTATCCAGAAGAGATGATCCAGACGGGCATCTCTGCCATCGATGGCATGAACAGCATTGCCAGAGGACAGAAGATCCCCATCTTTTCTGCTGCTGGTCTTCCACATAATGAG ATCGCCGCACAGATCTGTCGCCAGGCTGGGTTGGTGCAGAAATCGAAGGACGTCATGGATTACAGCTCAGAAAACTTCGCCATCGTCTTTGCTGCTATGGGG GTTAACATGGAAACTGCGCGTTTCTTTAAGTCTGATTTTGAAGAGAACGGATCCATGGACAACGTCTGCTTGTTCCTGAATCTGGCCAACGACCCAAC GATTGAACGCATCATCACCCCGCGACTGGCTCTGACCTCAGCCGAGTATCTGGCCTATCAGTGTGAGAAGCATGTGCTGGTCATCCTGACGGACATGAGCTCCTACGCCGAGGCTCTGAGAGAG GTGTCGGCTGCTCGTGAGGAGGTGCCTGGCCGGCGTGGTTTCCCTGGTTACATGTACACCGATCTGGCAACGATTTACGAGCGAGCTGGCAGAGTGGAAGGCAGAAATGGATCAATCACACAGATCCCCATCCTCACCATGCCTAATGACG ATATCACTCATCCAATTCCTGATCTGACCGGGTACATCACAGAGGGTCAGGTCTATGTGGACCGGCAGCTGCACAACAGACAG GTGTATCCTCCAATCAACGTCCTGCCATCCTTGTCACGTCTGATGAAGTCTGCCATCGGGGAGGGCATGACTCGCAAAGACCACTCTGACGTCTCTAACCAACTG TATGCATGCTATGCTATAGGTAAGGACGTGCAGGCGATGAAGGCCGTGGTAGGAGAAGAAGCTCTGACTTCTGATGATCTGCTGTATTTGGAGTTTTTGCAGAAATTCGAGAAGAACTTTATCGCTCAag GCCCTTATGACAACCGCACAGTGTTTGAGACTCTGGATATTGGCTGGCAGCTGCTGCGTATTTTCCCCAAAGAAATGCTGAAGCGAATCCCACAGAGCACACTGGCAGAGTTTTACCCG